A single region of the Gossypium arboreum isolate Shixiya-1 chromosome 12, ASM2569848v2, whole genome shotgun sequence genome encodes:
- the LOC108479861 gene encoding uncharacterized protein LOC108479861 isoform X3, producing the protein MYSLFVPLLLTTHCLQFQPSRFPNPPLTEPLGHTQLPLQQIQLVCAHSGACSIKVDFHIRLLRRSPTLSLYSSTRYLFLAIHMAKNEQAITHIFVLRRCYRVKQSLKACSTFSALPVHLGQFADPTNLL; encoded by the exons ATGTATTCCCTATTTGTACCTTTATTACTGACAACGCATTGTCTTCAATTTCAGCCTTCACGATTCCCAAATCCACCCCTAACTGAACCGCTTGGACACACGCAATTGCCTCTGCAACAAATCCAGTTGGTATGTGCTCATTCAGGCGCATG CAGCATCAAAGTTGATTTTCACATACGACTCCTTCGGCGATCTCCAACGCTCTCCCTATACTCTTCAACCAG GTATTTGTTCCTAGCTATCCACATGGCCAAAAATGAACAGGCTATTACTCACATTTTTGTATTGAGACGCTGTTATAGAG TTAAACAATCCCTAAAAGCATGCTCAACATTTTCTGCTTTGCCTGTACATTTGGGACAGTTCGCAGATCCCACCAATCTCCTTTAG
- the LOC108479861 gene encoding uncharacterized protein LOC108479861 isoform X1: protein MYSLFVPLLLTTHCLQFQPSRFPNPPLTEPLGHTQLPLQQIQLVCAHSGACSIKVDFHIRLLRRSPTLSLYSSTSIPSCRYLFLAIHMAKNEQAITHIFVLRRCYRVKQSLKACSTFSALPVHLGQFADPTNLL, encoded by the exons ATGTATTCCCTATTTGTACCTTTATTACTGACAACGCATTGTCTTCAATTTCAGCCTTCACGATTCCCAAATCCACCCCTAACTGAACCGCTTGGACACACGCAATTGCCTCTGCAACAAATCCAGTTGGTATGTGCTCATTCAGGCGCATG CAGCATCAAAGTTGATTTTCACATACGACTCCTTCGGCGATCTCCAACGCTCTCCCTATACTCTTCAACCAG TATCCCCTCATGTAGGTATTTGTTCCTAGCTATCCACATGGCCAAAAATGAACAGGCTATTACTCACATTTTTGTATTGAGACGCTGTTATAGAG TTAAACAATCCCTAAAAGCATGCTCAACATTTTCTGCTTTGCCTGTACATTTGGGACAGTTCGCAGATCCCACCAATCTCCTTTAG
- the LOC108479861 gene encoding uncharacterized protein LOC108479861 isoform X4: MYSLFVPLLLTTHCLQFQPSRFPNPPLTEPLGHTQLPLQQIQLVCAHSGACIKVDFHIRLLRRSPTLSLYSSTRYLFLAIHMAKNEQAITHIFVLRRCYRVKQSLKACSTFSALPVHLGQFADPTNLL; the protein is encoded by the exons ATGTATTCCCTATTTGTACCTTTATTACTGACAACGCATTGTCTTCAATTTCAGCCTTCACGATTCCCAAATCCACCCCTAACTGAACCGCTTGGACACACGCAATTGCCTCTGCAACAAATCCAGTTGGTATGTGCTCATTCAGGCGCATG CATCAAAGTTGATTTTCACATACGACTCCTTCGGCGATCTCCAACGCTCTCCCTATACTCTTCAACCAG GTATTTGTTCCTAGCTATCCACATGGCCAAAAATGAACAGGCTATTACTCACATTTTTGTATTGAGACGCTGTTATAGAG TTAAACAATCCCTAAAAGCATGCTCAACATTTTCTGCTTTGCCTGTACATTTGGGACAGTTCGCAGATCCCACCAATCTCCTTTAG
- the LOC108479861 gene encoding uncharacterized protein LOC108479861 isoform X2, translating to MYSLFVPLLLTTHCLQFQPSRFPNPPLTEPLGHTQLPLQQIQLVCAHSGACIKVDFHIRLLRRSPTLSLYSSTSIPSCRYLFLAIHMAKNEQAITHIFVLRRCYRVKQSLKACSTFSALPVHLGQFADPTNLL from the exons ATGTATTCCCTATTTGTACCTTTATTACTGACAACGCATTGTCTTCAATTTCAGCCTTCACGATTCCCAAATCCACCCCTAACTGAACCGCTTGGACACACGCAATTGCCTCTGCAACAAATCCAGTTGGTATGTGCTCATTCAGGCGCATG CATCAAAGTTGATTTTCACATACGACTCCTTCGGCGATCTCCAACGCTCTCCCTATACTCTTCAACCAG TATCCCCTCATGTAGGTATTTGTTCCTAGCTATCCACATGGCCAAAAATGAACAGGCTATTACTCACATTTTTGTATTGAGACGCTGTTATAGAG TTAAACAATCCCTAAAAGCATGCTCAACATTTTCTGCTTTGCCTGTACATTTGGGACAGTTCGCAGATCCCACCAATCTCCTTTAG
- the LOC108478667 gene encoding uncharacterized protein LOC108478667: MSSQISEADQELLRHKLDIFKIRGKDKQGHKILRIIGKFFPARLLIVEVVKKYLEEHIFPRLGKRRFSVLYVHTGVQRSDNFPGISGLRWIYEAIPVNVRDNLQTVYFLHPGLQARLFLATFGRFLFSGGLYGKLRYVSRVDYLWEHVKRKEVEIPEFVYNHDEDLEYRPMMDYGLESDHPRVSLSPSVSSYSMRCIS; the protein is encoded by the exons ATGTCATCCCAGATTTCCGAGGCTGATCAAGAACTCCTCCGCCACAAACTCGACATTTTCAAGATCCGCGGCAAAGATAAGCAAGGTCACAAGATTCTTCGTATTATCGGAAAATTCTTCCCTG CTCGGTTATTGATCGTTGAGGTTGTGAAGAAGTATTTGGAAGAGCATATATTTCCAAGGCTAGGAAAGAGGAGGTTTTCGGTGTTGTACGTGCACACCGGGGTTCAAAGGAGCGACAACTTCCCTGGAATCTCAGGGCTACGGTGGATCTACGAGGCCATCCCTGTCAACGTTAGGGATAATCTCCAAACCGTATACTTCCTGCACCCTGGCCTCCAGGCCCGTCTCTTCCTCGCCACCTTTGGCCGCTTTCTCTTCAGCGGAGG GTTGTACGGGAAACTGAGATACGTGAGCAGGGTGGACTATCTATGGGAGCACGTGAAGAGGAAGGAGGTTGAGATCCCAGAGTTTGTGTATAATCATGATGAAGATTTGGAGTACCGTCCGATGATGGACTACGGATTGGAGAGTGATCACCCTAGGGTTTCCCTTTCTCCTTCTGTCTCCAGCTACTCTATGAGGTGCATCTCATAG